The window TGCTTTGTGTGTATCTAACTGAAATCTGCGCACACTCAACCCATATATACTCCATTAGTGATACATAACGCCCATGCTTTTTGGCGGAGAATGTGATGACTGGATTGTTTCCCTTGCCTGGATACTCGATATTCTGGGGACTTGGTAGCTAGTGCTTTGAAAAGGTCCGGTGTATCTAGGTTGGGAGATAAGGCATTAACACCCTCTTATATTTTGTGCCTCTCTTTATAGTGCTGCCCCCGATACGGAACACCAACAATTTTTCTCGAGGAGGACGAGGTGGCAGGGGCCCACCTCTTCTTCCAAGGCCAGGAGGCCATCCAGGAGGACGAAATAATTTTGGCCACGGCGGGAGGTTTTCATATGGAAATGGGCGTAACGTTGAAGGTTTTGTTTCAGAAATGAAACTTAACAAGAGTGAAGAAACTTTATCTAGGAAAGCGGTTGCTTTTCAGGAGGTGCATAACAGTACCATGTTCTTTTGATTTTCGTTTGATGTATTTGTTCTCTGAAGGGCTATCCTTTGTTACCTCATGCAGCCATGTGAGATCGCATGCTACAGCCGTGTTGAGGGTGGGGATGTATATTTTGATGATCGCAGCTTGGTAAGATCTCAGAGTTGTTGATTATCAATTTCATTATCTATCGAGTGTGAACCTTTGATTTCTGAATACACGTTTTTTCTAAAGAAAGTTTGCCCTAAAAGTTGGCTGTTGTACTAAACATCCTTTTTTGTAGAGGCTTTTCAAACGTAATATTTGTGACTATGCTGGTGAAGATCTCAATAAAGGATTTGAAACGTTTATAGAGAAAAGAGGTACTTCCTTTCTGAAGTTATGTTTGTTGTTTCTACATTCTAGTTAATACTATCAACTCGATTAATGTAGAATATATTATCTGTGTTATTGTTATTACCTGAAAATTGTTCCCTACAAACTCTGTTTCAGTTGTCGCATAATAACGTACACACATTTGTATGGAGATCTTGATAGCATGGGACCTTTCCCTTACTCTATATGGTAGAGCCAACTGTTTTGTATGGCAGGTGGGTCTTGAAACCTTAAGTGAACCACTTATAAGGCATCTACATAGATAAACATTCTTCATAGTGAGTTTGCGCTATTGTACTATATTTCAGCTGAGGTATTGCATCTGTGTTTTTCGTAAGATTGGATAATTTTTTTTGCATATAAGGAAGGATGTGAAAGAAAATAAATCTTGAAGAATGAACAGACTAACTGTTTCCAATACACAATGGGAAAGGAATGAAATTATTGAAGTTAATTCCGAAATTTATTTCTTGAACAGTAGGATCCAGGGAGATAATAATTCAATTATTTGGAAATTTTTCTTCCTCTTGAATTCGTTTTTATCTGAGAGCATTCATTCATGGTTAATGTGGTGTAATGCCAGATTTGGGTTCTCAAGGATTTGGCGATCTTCTTGCATGCATAAGAAATTCAAATCTACCTCTTCAGAATATACATTTTGTGGTAAAATGCATTATTGCCAACTTCATATTTGTTATTTTggtatgctatgcttggaatttctgATCATGTATACGCTCCTCTTGCAGACGTATCGCAACAACCTTAACAAGGTATGGTCCTCTCAGTGCAGACTATTTAAatcatatttttttcttttccatTGCTGCAACTTATGTTTGTCCATGTACAAGAATCAGATAGTTATCCTTACAGCTTACCATGTTTTTTGTATCTAGTTTAATCGAATGACAGATGCATATATATTTTGCAGGACACTGTAATAAAAGTGTTTTTTGTGTAATTTCTTTTACTATGCTTGTATGCTGACAGAGTCTATGTGACTATTTGTGATTGTCAGATATTGGCCACGGCTTATCTAAAAGATCCATGGAAGATGGGTGTGCACAAAAGAAACGGTGTTGTATACCTTGATGTCCATAAGCTCCCTGAAAGACCACAGAGCGAGATTGAGCGCAGGAggtgacccccccccccccttcttcCCCCCTGGCGTTCTTGCTGACAATAGGAAGAGTTACAAAGGAAATAGTGTTATGGTAATCGTACCTACGCAGGgggtattttgttaagtttgatGTTTCAtggtgctctctctctctctctctctggcaTTAGGAAGATTGAGTTACAAAGAAAATAGTCGGAATTTAGTCTGCTGAATATGGTGATGCTTTGAGTTTGTAATTAGTTCTTATAGGAATTGTGATAGCCCAAGGGTAATCTTTCCAATTTGAGTTGTTTACGCTGATTTAATTTGGCATTTTTCTGATCTTATATCATGTAAtaaaatatactccctccgtcccataatataagaacgtttctGACACTACTGTAGTGTCAAacacgctcttatattatgggacggagggagtagttgtctAAAATGTTAGTATCTCTGGGAAGCTTGGAAATGTGTGAAGGGCCGCATGTCATTCTTGTCATTTGCCTGTTAAATTAGCTGGTGCCTTGATGTTTGTAATCATATTCGGAATTGTCATCACTACAGCGGATGAATTTCTAGTGAATATCAATTTGATACCTTTTCTTCCTGGTGCCTATGCTTGATCCTCAGATGCTTTTGGGGCTATTCTTTTGAAAATCTTGCCACTGAGAACTCCATTGATGAAGACGGAAGCGGCATTGATGCAAATGTAGAGTATTGTTCTGTAATAAAGACTAAATTGGGCGCGCATCGCATTGTCATGGGTGCTGAGATGGACTGCTGTGATTCAACCGACGATGGTAGGCGGTTCTATGTGGAGTTAAAAACAAGCAGAGAGGTCCTTCTTCTTTTCCATGAGCTTTGAGTGTTCTGATACCACATATATTCAATCTAGTCACCATTCTGAATTTTGTAACAGCTGGAGTATCATACGGTGGAAAAATTTGAGAGAGAGAAGTTACTtaggttttgggtaatttcttgTCCTCTTATTTTTGTGGCTAATTGCATGTCACCATTTTTTTTATCGTAGCTATCATTTGCAACTTCTTATTCTGTTCTCTTCCACAGCGTGAAATTCTATATTGAAACTGTGCTCCATATCATCTTAGAACAGTTCCTTTTATGAAGTTTCTTAGATTTTTCATTGACTCCCTTAAGTTCTGAGGATGACTTGTTTCTTATATGCGGGGACTGTGGATATATGCTAACAACTTTACATGGAGATCTTGTTATGATTCCCTCTGCGATCACAACTTCAGCTTCATAGTATTTTATCTTCAGAAGTCATATCTTCTATATAGCTTGAAACATTAACTTTTACTTTACTAAATATTACAGATTCAATCATTCCTTGCTGGCGTGTCGTATGTTGTCGTGGGATTCAGGTAGTATTCAATCATCACGGCATTCTTTGTTAGTACTTCAAGCTTCCTGTCAGAGAATAAATCCTAAGTCCTTAACATGAGATGGTTTTCAAGAGTCTTTATGGTTGTCATATGTAAGGATTATGGTATGGGTAATTCCTATACTATTGCTGTCAATTAGATACAGAAGGAAACCCATTTCGTGTATATTTCGAATTGTGATGCTTATCTGAATTCTTCATTGGGTTCTCAGCCCCATACTCTCGATTTGAATGCACCATGCATCAGAGCTTTAGTATGTATCAAATTATCTATTAAAACAGGCCTAATGATACATAACTTTTTTGAGTTCGTAGTTCCTTCAGTTTAATTTGTTTGACCACTTTTCAAGCATTTTGTTCAAACCTTTATGCTTACTGTTAGTGGTATGAACATATCTCACCCAGTATGGTCTTCTGTTCTACACATTTAACACACTGCATGCTACATAACCTGTGGTATTTGCTTAATAATGAGGCATTCAACCAGAAAGACATTCAAATTCCAATCCTCTAACATTGGCTATATGGTTGATACAATTAGGAAGGGGAGTACAATTACCTTTTCTATCTGACTCTGTTCAGTGTTGTTTGCGATGTGTAGATGGATTGGCTGTAATGTTCAAAATTGGTTTTAACTTGATCAAGTTACACTCCTCTCTTTCTGGCTTTGCAGGAATGATGCTGGTGTACTTATACGAACTGAGAGACTAAGAACTAAAGATATCACACAAAAAGTGAAAGCAAAGAACTACTGGCAGGTATACTAAATTAATTCCGTGTTGTTTATTCACAACAGTGGAGTCTGATATGTAAGGAAGAACATGAGTGTGTGAGTATAATATTAGGACTTAGAAGAGCATAATAACATATATAAAAAAGTCGAATAACTGGTTTGTCTTACCAAATCTTAAATAATAGTGGAAAGGAGTGTACACTTACCATTACTCTGATGCCGCATTCCCTTTTTCTGTTTTGACGCGTAGGATAACTAATAACTACCCTCTTTTGTAGGAGTACCAAATTACTTGCTATTCAACATATGTGACTAGCTTAATTTTAATCAAATATATGGTTTTTAATTACTTTCTTGCACTTCCCACTGTAATATTCAGGGTGGTGTCTGCTTGGCCTTTGCTGACGAGGTTTTATGCTGGCTGTATGGCACTGTCAAAGAAAGTGAGAATTCCTTCACCACTTTTACTAGATGCATCTTCACCTTCCTCTCTCAAAAATATGCACTTGTTGCCATTCATAATCCTGAGTACTTGTCTTCATGTGCGTGACATCGTTTGCCCCATCTCTTGCAGATGAAGACTACGTTCTGCAATTTGCACACCCGTTCCATCGATTGGAACTATTAAAAGCCCAATCTCCGTGCCCCGATGCAATAACTCTGCATGTGGAACAGCTCACTGGTGCAACAAACTAGATCTGTTCCCAAGCAAAGCTTTGGCGCTGATGTTTCGCTAAACGGACAGTTTTGACGGACCTTACATAGCAGCGTTGCATCTTAGAATGGTTTGAGCTATAGTTCGAGGGGCTGATGCAGATGCATAAGAGACTGACGGCGTCATGCTATATGGTCGGTCGGTAACTGGGGGCAGTACGGTCACGGTTTGCTCTTTGTCCAAAGAGGTTTTGAAGCCATCGAACACTGTATTTCTTCTGTAATACCAAGTTATAAATTAGGGAAGTGCAGAGTTACACTGCCACTGTAACAGTTCATCGCTCAAGGCACCAATGATGTGTAACTTTTGTACCAATGATGATATTGAATTTTAGAGACGTAACATGTCAAGAACACCCCTTGGAGTTATGTAAACTAGCGGTATATGCTAAGAGTTTCTTTTCGAACAGGGCGTTTTGGCTCCCGGGCTCAGATGAGCCCGGGAGTGAACAGTAAATTCGCCAAAAAGAGTAAGAAATTCAGAAAATTTCATTTTTCTTGTGGTGAAATATGCTTGAGTTCGTGATGTACGTGCAAAAGTTCAGAGCATTTAAACATCTGACGAGCTCTCGGCAACGAAGACAAATTTGAGATATGAGAAAAAGTTTACTATTTTGCACTGTTTGGACTTGATTTTATTTTTTCATGAAAGCTACTCAGTTGTCTGAATGAGCTGGAAACTGGCATGGACATAACATACTCAAGCATCTTCCAACACAAAAATTTATTGTTTAGAGGGTGTTGATGAGCTCAGGAGCTGAATTGGATATTTGTTTCTTTTTAGCTTATTATGGAGAACATCTGATACGGCATGGTTGGTTCATGGTTTTTTTTGCCGACGAATCGGTCGGAGGCCTGGAGCACTGCGTTTTCATTTTTAGATCGAAAGTAGGGTTTATGAGTGTTTAAAGGGAAACTCATCAAAACCCATGAGATGTGGTTGTTCCATGTTCTTGATCTGTTTTCTCAACAAAGTCGTGGCGGGGGGCGGCAGCGTCGATTTGGTGTGGATTTAGCCGGCAGCAGAGTCGGGCGGGTAGGGGCTGGTCACGCGGAAGGGAAAGGAACGGCGGCGGTTGGCACGCGACCAGCTTTTTTACATCTTCTGTAGGTGGAGATGCAAATTTACACCGCGAGGTGTTAAAGCTCACGGAGATTTAATTTTTTTTACGTCTACATGTCCTGTTGGAGAGGGGTTTTTAGGCCTCGAAGATACAAAAGTTAGTTATTTTTGCATCTACATCTTCTACTGGAGATGCTTTTAGATACTTGTGACTAGACACATAAGACGTCAAACATGTTTAATGACGGTTGACTGTTTACAACCACCTCCACATCAATTTCAAATGTTTGATGAAGGATCAGTGTTGAAGATGGTCGCTCATAAAAGAAGCAACTGAGGGAGTGGTAGAAAACAACATCATTCAGTCGTTCGAGAAATAGACGCTCCAAGAAGAAAAAAATCATAAAGTGACGCATAGTTAAAGACACCAGTGACATCTGACCGGAAGACAAAGAACAAATAAGAGAAGCCGGTGTAATAAGCAAAACCAATTAGATGCTCCAAATGACGTCGCGACTAGCCTACCACTACTTCGTGCCTGCTTGAGTTGACAAGCAAATCAATGGCGGACACAGTCTGCTCTGCCGTCGCCGGTGAGGCAGTGCAAAGATTATCTTTGCTTTTATCAGGAGAAGGCGAGACCGGCGAGATGAAGGTGGATCGAGTAGAAATGGCCGTGCTCAAGCTCGAGACCATCATCGCCATGTCCGAAGACTGGCAGGTCACGCACACCCCGCTACTCCGTTGGAAGGCCAAGTTGAAGCGTGTGATCAAGGAAGGCAAAGGCATCATCCGCTCCAACAAAAGAAACACCGGTACCTTGGAGGAGCTGGGGATGGCGCGAAGCAGCTCCTTCCCACGGCGCGTGGCGCGAGCAGCCAAGCGGTTCATGCCGTTCAGCCGGGGCACAGCTCCCGGCGACGATCTGACCGACTCCGCGGTGCGGAGGTTCGAGAGGATAGCCGACGGCGCCGACGGCTTCTTCGAGCTCGTCAGGTGCGGCGGCCGTCCCAAGACCCTCATGTTCCTCCCGTCGTTCGCGCGGTCGTTGGCGTCTGGGGAAGCGGCTGAACTATCGCTCAGGATGGAGGGCGGCACCGCGGTGATGCTGCTCCAGCCATGGTGGCTTGAGCTCGAAGGAGGCGacgggacgacggcggcggcggcgtgcctGTGGATGTCCTACGAGCACGACGTGGCGTGGGAGAAGAACTTCAAGATGATGGCGGCGTTCCGTGTCTCCGAGTCCCTGGATACCACGAGGGTCGCCGCGAGCTGCGTCGAGCTCCTGCCGCCCCAGTTCGGCGCTGCCCGTGAGGCCATGAAGGATCTTCTCGCCGAGATGGCCGTCCACGGAAGGAACTCCCCTGCTCCGTCTGCCATGTACCCGTCCTTCGTtcgcgccgtccaacgctgccaCCGCTACGGCTTCGAGCCG is drawn from Aegilops tauschii subsp. strangulata cultivar AL8/78 chromosome 1, Aet v6.0, whole genome shotgun sequence and contains these coding sequences:
- the LOC109742523 gene encoding NAD-capped RNA hydrolase DXO1; translated protein: MDFAEQDVDVFGEEYDGAEAEAEGGGGASSGSSSPSSSSSSSAAASSSSSSAASSGRSSSPAAGGGDEDGADDGDGGEYDSFDVVPVRPAAGYGDEEEEARDLFGSDNEEYVKTPARSNYLVPVLPPIRNTNNFSRGGRGGRGPPLLPRPGGHPGGRNNFGHGGRFSYGNGRNVEGFVSEMKLNKSEETLSRKAVAFQEPCEIACYSRVEGGDVYFDDRSLRLFKRNICDYAGEDLNKGFETFIEKRDLGSQGFGDLLACIRNSNLPLQNIHFVTYRNNLNKILATAYLKDPWKMGVHKRNGVVYLDVHKLPERPQSEIERRRCFWGYSFENLATENSIDEDGSGIDANVEYCSVIKTKLGAHRIVMGAEMDCCDSTDDGRRFYVELKTSRELEYHTVEKFEREKLLRFWIQSFLAGVSYVVVGFRNDAGVLIRTERLRTKDITQKVKAKNYWQGGVCLAFADEVLCWLYGTVKENEDYVLQFAHPFHRLELLKAQSPCPDAITLHVEQLTGATN